Proteins found in one Amycolatopsis camponoti genomic segment:
- a CDS encoding ClpX C4-type zinc finger protein, whose translation MAAAVIARCSFCAKPNTEVDTLVGGPGVFICDGCVQLCVSVIDGKPSDAPLIAPWEHDLPLEQVLQNLGPVAAATTQVQQNLAAWVGKARELGGTWAQIGDALGMTRQSAWERFGPATA comes from the coding sequence ATGGCGGCTGCTGTCATCGCACGGTGTTCGTTCTGCGCGAAGCCGAACACGGAGGTGGACACGCTCGTCGGCGGTCCGGGGGTGTTCATCTGCGACGGCTGTGTCCAGCTGTGCGTTTCGGTGATCGACGGCAAGCCGTCGGACGCGCCGCTGATCGCGCCCTGGGAGCACGACCTGCCGCTCGAGCAGGTGCTGCAGAACCTCGGCCCGGTCGCGGCGGCGACCACGCAGGTGCAGCAGAACCTGGCCGCGTGGGTCGGCAAGGCGCGCGAGCTGGGCGGCACGTGGGCGCAGATCGGCGACGCGCTGGGGATGACCCGTCAGTCGGCCTGGGAGCGCTTCGGTCCGGCTACGGCTTGA
- a CDS encoding SAM-dependent methyltransferase: protein MSDQEGADWIPPDADLSRPSAARIYDYLLGGAHNLAADRAVAQRLEAIQPQVAAVARRNRAFLRRVVRFMLEQGVRQFLDLGSGIPTVGNVHEVAQAVDPAAKVVYVDYEPVAVAHSLMLLKDNPHAEAFEADATDTEAVLGSESVQKLLDLSEPVGLLAITLGHYLPEVRGVFGTYRDALAPGSHFALTHLTNDFAVLRDPKIAETMRSTQDSIYPRSRDEVLALFDGFELVEPGLTTSANWRPDRLAAVVDPEEDGLYAGVGVKP from the coding sequence GTGTCTGATCAGGAGGGTGCGGACTGGATTCCGCCCGATGCCGACCTTTCGCGGCCCAGTGCCGCCCGGATCTACGACTACCTCCTCGGCGGGGCCCACAACCTCGCCGCCGATCGGGCCGTTGCCCAGCGGCTCGAGGCCATTCAGCCCCAGGTGGCCGCCGTCGCCCGGCGGAACCGGGCCTTTCTGCGGCGCGTCGTGCGGTTCATGCTCGAGCAGGGTGTCCGGCAGTTCCTGGACCTCGGCTCCGGGATCCCGACCGTCGGCAACGTGCACGAAGTCGCCCAGGCCGTCGATCCCGCGGCCAAGGTCGTCTACGTCGACTACGAACCCGTCGCCGTCGCGCACAGTCTCATGCTGCTCAAGGACAATCCGCACGCCGAGGCCTTCGAGGCCGATGCCACCGACACCGAAGCCGTGCTCGGCTCCGAGTCCGTGCAGAAGCTGCTCGACCTCAGCGAACCCGTCGGGTTGCTGGCCATCACCCTCGGGCACTACCTGCCGGAGGTCCGGGGTGTCTTCGGGACCTACCGCGACGCGCTCGCGCCCGGCAGCCACTTCGCGCTCACCCACCTCACCAACGACTTCGCCGTCCTGCGCGACCCCAAGATCGCCGAGACCATGCGGTCGACGCAGGACAGCATCTACCCGCGTTCGCGTGACGAGGTGCTCGCCCTCTTCGACGGCTTCGAACTCGTCGAACCCGGGCTGACCACCTCCGCGAACTGGCGGCCGGACCGGCTCGCCGCCGTCGTCGATCCCGAAGAGGACGGCCTCTACGCCGGCGTAGGCGTCAAGCCGTAG
- a CDS encoding GDSL-type esterase/lipase family protein: MRAVHRIAVLATISAVVVASAPGADGAGHAWFTSWAQSQDGHADAPVAGRSLRMITHLSQGGDAVRVRLQNTFGTGPLTIDHATVAPSTSGAEVAGVRDLTFVGSSAVTIPVGADVWSDETRLVTRPDTNLAVSMFVAGTVTPGRHGAALRDNYLTAPGSGDHTADASGSAFTSTVGSTYVVSAVDVHNPALHGTVVPFGSSVVDGIGSTNCGPGCTQLGADRRWTDDLARRIVAEAPASAQLAVANAGVSGTTSAPTCPGMPPSVAGLDAGSRLDRDVLALHGVTSVIYYYGTNDLAYGCDGATILASYRAVFQRLRAAGIAVYVTPSTPRPGYDDAANLARHDIGLFVSRWSSCGGTCSGVVNFDEVLKDPLKPNSILPAYDNGDGIHANAAGQRALADFISLPMLAGSARR; this comes from the coding sequence ATGCGAGCAGTCCATCGGATCGCTGTACTGGCCACGATTTCCGCGGTGGTCGTCGCCTCGGCGCCGGGTGCGGACGGCGCGGGACACGCCTGGTTCACGTCGTGGGCGCAGTCGCAGGACGGGCACGCGGACGCACCCGTCGCCGGCCGTTCGCTGCGGATGATCACGCACCTGAGCCAAGGCGGCGACGCCGTGCGCGTCCGGCTCCAGAACACGTTCGGCACCGGCCCGCTGACCATCGACCACGCCACCGTCGCGCCGAGCACGAGCGGCGCCGAGGTTGCCGGGGTGCGCGACCTGACCTTCGTCGGCTCGTCCGCCGTCACGATCCCGGTCGGCGCGGACGTCTGGAGCGACGAAACCCGGCTCGTGACGCGCCCGGACACGAACCTCGCGGTCAGCATGTTCGTCGCGGGCACGGTCACGCCCGGCCGCCACGGCGCGGCCCTGCGGGACAACTACCTCACCGCACCGGGCTCGGGCGACCACACGGCCGACGCTTCCGGCAGCGCTTTCACCTCCACGGTCGGCTCGACGTACGTCGTGAGCGCGGTCGACGTGCACAATCCCGCCTTGCACGGAACAGTCGTCCCGTTCGGCAGCTCGGTCGTCGACGGAATCGGCAGCACCAACTGCGGCCCGGGCTGCACGCAGCTCGGCGCGGACCGGCGCTGGACGGACGACCTGGCCCGCCGGATCGTCGCGGAGGCGCCCGCTTCGGCCCAGCTGGCGGTGGCGAACGCCGGCGTCTCGGGCACGACGAGCGCGCCGACGTGCCCGGGGATGCCGCCGTCGGTGGCGGGCCTGGACGCCGGGAGCCGCCTCGACCGCGACGTCCTGGCGCTGCACGGCGTCACGTCGGTCATCTACTACTACGGCACCAACGACCTCGCCTACGGCTGCGACGGCGCGACGATCCTGGCCAGCTACCGCGCCGTGTTCCAGCGGCTGCGCGCGGCCGGGATCGCCGTCTACGTCACGCCGAGCACGCCGCGGCCCGGCTACGACGACGCCGCGAACCTCGCCCGGCACGACATCGGCCTGTTCGTCTCCCGCTGGTCCTCGTGCGGCGGCACGTGTTCCGGCGTGGTGAACTTCGACGAGGTGCTGAAGGATCCCTTGAAGCCGAACAGCATCCTCCCGGCTTACGACAACGGCGACGGCATCCACGCGAACGCGGCGGGCCAGCGGGCGCTGGCGGACTTCATCTCCCTGCCGATGCTGGCCGGGTCCGCGCGCCGATGA
- a CDS encoding GH25 family lysozyme — protein sequence MSRTVAGHDEQRWRPRLAAAGALAALASVVVAVPAGATEAAPDYSLAGTNFAGTQIAAHEGVVPGSARADTTDQTLGHDVSGHQGPVDWGAAAAGGAKFTYVKATEGTGFVNPQYGQQYDGAHAAGLIRGAYHFGRPDVSGGAEQAEYFIAHGGGWRSDGKTLPGALDIEYNPYGDVCYGKNPADMTAWITDFTRTYLAKVKRSALIYTSTAWWKQCTGNASGFGNTNPLWLARYGPEVGELPAGWDKQSIWQFARGGGLPGDQNYYNGPFGRVVALAGGAA from the coding sequence ATGAGCCGAACCGTTGCCGGACACGACGAACAGCGGTGGCGGCCTCGGCTCGCCGCAGCGGGTGCCTTGGCCGCGCTCGCTTCGGTGGTCGTCGCCGTCCCCGCTGGAGCCACCGAAGCCGCGCCGGACTACTCCCTCGCCGGCACGAACTTCGCGGGCACGCAGATCGCGGCGCACGAAGGCGTCGTGCCGGGCTCGGCCCGAGCCGACACGACCGACCAGACGCTCGGCCACGACGTGAGCGGTCACCAGGGCCCGGTCGATTGGGGTGCCGCGGCGGCCGGCGGCGCGAAGTTCACCTACGTCAAGGCGACCGAAGGCACCGGGTTCGTCAACCCCCAGTACGGCCAGCAGTACGACGGCGCGCACGCGGCGGGCCTGATCCGCGGCGCGTACCACTTCGGCCGCCCCGACGTCTCGGGCGGCGCGGAGCAGGCGGAGTACTTCATCGCCCACGGCGGCGGCTGGCGGTCCGACGGCAAGACGCTCCCGGGCGCGCTGGACATCGAATACAACCCCTACGGCGACGTCTGCTACGGCAAGAACCCGGCCGACATGACGGCGTGGATCACCGACTTCACCCGCACCTACCTGGCGAAGGTCAAGCGCAGCGCGCTGATCTACACCAGCACGGCGTGGTGGAAGCAGTGCACCGGCAACGCGTCCGGGTTCGGGAACACGAACCCGCTGTGGCTCGCGCGGTACGGCCCGGAGGTCGGCGAGCTCCCGGCGGGCTGGGACAAGCAGAGCATCTGGCAGTTCGCGCGCGGCGGCGGCCTCCCGGGCGACCAGAACTACTACAACGGCCCGTTCGGCCGGGTGGTGGCGCTGGCCGGCGGCGCGGCTTAG
- a CDS encoding toll/interleukin-1 receptor domain-containing protein, with the protein MTDVQTYDYDIAVSFAGEDRELVRSVVTELKEHDVKVFFDEDSTAEMWGENLVDFLQSIYSRRARYAVLFISSHYVAKKWTTYERKAAQDRAFQQAAPYILPVRIDDSELPGLLSTVGYVDAEFAGARGIVDAVLSKLGSHAPAQAPKFDGRAPRTPEAVALVLSERPPGWEFLLYGGVLHQGITDLEDKYRDHVIEFSPHNGEVVLEDDGLSWLASKLISVSRIVDNLDRVLSDDAQVAAFGRPGEPGDPERIIHLANRLTGIYGELLDWAAGIRATGFDDDAVQHVANAEARLADLPIQQLREFVERYSQQMDGLTARLLAGEDVHLTFTVKIDMDPEAQDIYHNALEAYGAQRLGNS; encoded by the coding sequence ATGACGGACGTACAGACTTATGACTACGACATCGCCGTGTCGTTCGCAGGCGAAGACCGGGAGCTCGTCAGAAGCGTCGTGACCGAACTCAAGGAGCATGACGTCAAGGTCTTCTTCGACGAAGACAGCACTGCTGAGATGTGGGGAGAGAACCTCGTCGACTTCCTCCAGTCGATCTACAGCCGTCGTGCTCGCTATGCCGTTCTCTTCATCTCGAGCCACTACGTCGCCAAGAAGTGGACGACCTACGAACGGAAAGCAGCACAGGATCGCGCTTTCCAGCAGGCCGCGCCCTACATCCTTCCGGTGCGCATCGACGATTCGGAGCTTCCCGGGCTTCTCTCGACCGTCGGCTACGTCGACGCCGAGTTCGCCGGTGCGCGAGGCATCGTCGATGCCGTTCTCAGCAAGCTCGGCAGCCATGCACCGGCGCAGGCCCCGAAGTTCGACGGTCGAGCGCCGCGGACGCCGGAAGCCGTCGCCCTCGTACTCAGCGAACGACCTCCCGGCTGGGAGTTTCTTCTCTACGGCGGCGTCCTCCACCAGGGAATCACCGACCTGGAGGACAAGTATCGGGACCATGTCATCGAATTCTCGCCCCACAACGGCGAAGTGGTTCTCGAGGACGACGGGTTGTCGTGGCTGGCGAGCAAACTGATCTCGGTCAGCAGGATCGTCGACAACCTCGACCGCGTGTTGTCGGACGATGCACAGGTCGCCGCGTTCGGGCGACCTGGTGAACCCGGCGATCCCGAGCGGATCATCCACCTGGCGAATCGGCTGACCGGCATCTACGGCGAGCTACTCGACTGGGCCGCCGGGATCCGGGCAACCGGCTTCGACGACGACGCGGTCCAGCACGTCGCCAACGCCGAAGCGAGGCTCGCGGACTTGCCGATCCAGCAGCTCCGCGAGTTCGTCGAACGCTACTCGCAGCAGATGGACGGACTCACCGCACGCCTCCTCGCCGGCGAAGACGTGCACCTCACATTCACTGTGAAGATCGACATGGACCCGGAAGCGCAGGATATCTATCACAACGCTCTCGAAGCCTACGGTGCCCAGCGACTCGGCAACTCCTGA
- a CDS encoding radical SAM protein: protein MTLAYEEAIGSLHTLDPAWPRPAVLDVLEAPENRHLLDFVQEDPFGAHVFPGNVPGSPSDFLRDLDAQLAASRPIHLWSYIPTCAYRCRFCQYPVVLVKGKPEVAYEKAKHWVDLNIAEARLWLDAVPHLAGVEVGEFNVFGGTPSLLPEPEIRRLLEFYRSEFGFTADTTIRFEGDPSTFTPAKLELLRELGCTKLSSGVQSFDDHVLELCGREHSAEMCVDFVRNAASMGFEWVSIDLMYGLLDQTLDSVRRDLDVVLENEVTAVVCTKLHLASYSDTRTGVTGEKPAAWQLPAYRDKLVRDGHRWPTLGEQYQMRELLTDGLRAEGYTEHPTMYFARAGLGPEKWKAIMVDQDKQEAEVAIGLGGSSSCRASEAITDVNSKRYIETVSDGRIPLGSATRFTPEAQEARAVKMALTTLQPLRDSLHASRFPGRSLFAEPWLGKFRSLAGRGLVELRPVDGVVELTRAGEVLVEAIITTEL from the coding sequence ATGACCCTCGCCTACGAAGAGGCGATCGGCTCGCTGCACACGCTCGACCCGGCGTGGCCGCGGCCCGCGGTGCTCGACGTCCTCGAGGCGCCGGAAAACCGGCACCTGCTCGACTTCGTGCAGGAGGACCCGTTCGGGGCGCACGTGTTCCCGGGCAACGTCCCCGGCTCGCCGTCGGACTTCCTGCGTGATCTCGACGCGCAGCTGGCCGCTTCGCGCCCCATCCACCTCTGGTCCTACATCCCGACCTGCGCGTACCGCTGCCGCTTCTGCCAGTACCCGGTGGTGCTGGTCAAGGGGAAACCCGAAGTGGCGTACGAGAAAGCGAAGCACTGGGTCGACCTCAACATCGCCGAAGCCCGGCTGTGGCTGGACGCCGTGCCGCACCTGGCCGGGGTCGAGGTGGGGGAGTTCAACGTCTTCGGCGGCACGCCGTCGCTGCTGCCGGAGCCGGAGATCCGGCGCCTGCTGGAGTTCTACCGCTCGGAGTTCGGGTTCACCGCGGACACGACGATCCGGTTCGAGGGCGACCCCAGCACGTTCACCCCGGCCAAGCTCGAGCTGCTGCGGGAGCTGGGCTGCACCAAGCTGTCCAGCGGCGTCCAGTCGTTCGACGACCACGTGCTGGAGCTGTGCGGCCGCGAGCACAGTGCGGAAATGTGCGTCGACTTCGTCCGCAACGCGGCGTCGATGGGGTTCGAGTGGGTCAGCATCGACCTGATGTACGGGCTGCTCGACCAGACCCTGGACAGCGTCCGCCGCGACCTCGACGTCGTGCTGGAGAACGAAGTCACGGCGGTGGTCTGCACGAAGCTGCACCTGGCGTCCTACAGCGACACCCGCACCGGCGTCACCGGCGAAAAGCCGGCGGCCTGGCAGCTTCCCGCGTACCGGGACAAGCTCGTGCGCGACGGCCACCGCTGGCCCACCCTCGGCGAGCAGTACCAGATGCGGGAGCTGCTCACCGACGGCCTGCGCGCCGAGGGCTACACCGAGCACCCGACGATGTACTTCGCGCGCGCCGGCCTCGGGCCCGAGAAGTGGAAGGCCATCATGGTCGACCAGGACAAGCAGGAAGCCGAGGTCGCGATCGGACTGGGCGGTTCGTCGAGCTGCCGCGCGTCCGAGGCGATCACCGACGTGAATTCGAAGCGGTACATCGAAACCGTGTCGGACGGCCGGATCCCGCTGGGCTCGGCCACGCGCTTCACGCCCGAGGCGCAGGAGGCGCGGGCGGTGAAGATGGCGCTGACGACGTTGCAGCCACTGCGGGATTCCCTGCACGCGTCGCGGTTCCCGGGGCGTTCGCTCTTCGCGGAACCGTGGCTGGGGAAGTTCCGGTCGCTGGCCGGGCGCGGGCTCGTCGAGCTGCGGCCGGTCGACGGCGTCGTCGAGCTCACCCGGGCGGGGGAGGTACTGGTCGAGGCGATCATCACCACCGAGCTATAG